A single region of the Brachypodium distachyon strain Bd21 chromosome 3, Brachypodium_distachyon_v3.0, whole genome shotgun sequence genome encodes:
- the LOC100844583 gene encoding transmembrane 9 superfamily member 11 — MAMASTPTILSTLLFILFLHSHNTSPATAFYLPGSYPQRYRPGDALSAKVNSLTSASSKLPFPYYSLPFCAPQDGVNRAAESLGELLLGDRIETSPYRFSMLRNSTGGPFFLCHTDPLSPAAAALFRSRIDDAYHVNLLLDTLPVVRHVRTASSSSPNAEAAAARSTGFPVGVRADDGEYYVYNHLKLTVLVNKVKNGTTRVEALMATADAAELLSFSAGDGKDGGGYTVVGFEVVPCSVDHGDVAAFKGKKMYEELPSKAATARCDPSVVGMRVKENTPLAFSYEVSFVESGIEWPSRWDAYLDMGGGAQVHWFSILNSIVVVAFLAAIVLVILLRTVRRDLAHYEQEQLGDTESGPGADDMASAAGWKLVAGDAFRAPSHPALLCVMAGDGARILGMGVVTILFAALGFMSPASRGALVTGMLCSYLLLGAAAGYTAVRLWNTIHQGAAPSTNWKSIAWKSSSVFPGIGFAVFTSLNCLLWYNGSTGAVPFLLFLILILLWFFVSVPLTLIGGLIASRVKPIEYPVKTNKISRHVPAAQCSPWLFVGVAGTLPFGTLFIELFFIMSSIWLGRVYYVFGFLLLVLGLLVAVCAEVSVVLTYMGLCVEDWRWWWRAFFASGSVAAYVLGYAVYYLVFDLHSLSGLVSAALYVGYSLLMAGAVMLATGAVGLAASFWFVYYLFSTVKLE, encoded by the coding sequence atggccatggcttCCACGCCCACCATCCTGTCCACCCTTCTCTTCATCCTCTTCCTACACTCACACAACACTTCCCCCGCGACCGCCTTCTACCTCCCGGGCAGCTACCCGCAGCGGTACCGCCCGGGCGACGCCCTGAGCGCCAAGGTGAACTCCCTGacctcggcgtcctccaagCTCCCCTTCCCCTACTACTCCCTCCCCTTCTGCGCCCCGCAAGACGGCGTCAACCGCGCCGCCGAGAGCCTgggcgagctcctcctgggcGACCGCATCGAGACGTCCCCCTACCGCTTCTCCATGCTCCGCAACTCCACAGGcggccccttcttcctctgccacACCGACCCGCTGTcccccgccgcagccgccctcTTCAGGTCCCGCATCGACGACGCCTACCACGTCAACCTCCTCCTCGACACGCTCCCCGTCGTGCGCCACGTCAGGACggctagcagcagcagccccaaTGCTGAAGCCGCAGCAGCCAGGTCCACGGGGTTCCCCGTCGGCGTGcgcgccgacgacggcgagtACTACGTGTACAACCACCTCAAGCTCACGGTCCTGGTGAACAAGGTTAAGAATGGGACCACCAGGGTGGAGGCGTTGATGGCCACggccgacgccgccgagcTGCTGAGCTTCTCCGCCGGGGACGggaaggacggcggcgggtaCACGGTGGTCGGGTTCGAGGTCGTCCCCTGCAGCGTGGACCACGGCGACGTGGCGGCGTtcaaggggaagaagatgtACGAGGAGCTGCCCAGCAAGGCGGCCACGGCGCGGTGTGACCCGTCCGTGGTGGGGATGCGCGTGAAGGAGAACACGCCGCTGGCGTTCTCGTACGAGGTGTCCTTCGTGGAGAGCGGCATCGAGTGGCCGTCCCGGTGGGACGCGTACCTGGacatgggcggcggcgcgcaggtGCACTGGTTCTCCATCCTCAACTCCATCGTGGTGGtcgccttcctcgccgccatcgtgctcgtcatcctcctccgcACCGTCCGCCGCGACCTCGCGCACTACGAGCAGGAGCAGCTCGGCGACACCGAGTCCGGACCCGGGGCGGACGAcatggcctccgccgcggGGTGGAAGCTGGTGGCCGGGGACGCGTTCCGGGCGCCGAGCCACCCGGCGCTGCTCTGCGTCATGGCGGGCGACGGGGCGCGCATCCTCGGCATGGGCGTGGTCACCATCCTCTTCGCTGCGCTCGGCTTCATGTCCCCGGCGTCCCGGGGCGCGCTGGTCACCGGCATGCTCTGCTCctacctcctcctcggcgccgccgccggctacACCGCCGTGCGCCTCTGGAACACCATCCACCAAGGCGCCGCCCCAAGCACCAACTGGAAATCCATCGCGTGGAAGTCCTCATCCGTCTTCCCAGGCATCGGCTTCGCGGTCTTCACATCCCTCAACTGCCTCCTCTGGTACAACGGGAGCACTGGCGCCGTAcccttccttctcttcctcatcctcatcctcctctggTTCTTCGTGTCCGTGCCGCTCACCCTCATCGGCGGCCTCATCGCCTCCCGAGTAAAACCCATCGAATACCCAGTCAAAACGAACAAGATCTCCCGGCATGTCCCGGCCGCGCAATGCTCGCCGTGGCTGTTCGTGGGCGTGGCGGGGACGCTGCCGTTCGGGACGCTCTTCATCGAGCTCTTCTTCATCATGTCCAGCATCTGGCTGGGCCGGGTGTACTACGTCTTCGGGTTCCTGCTGCTCGTCCTGGGCCTGCTCGTGGCCGTCTGCGCCGAGGTCTCCGTCGTGCTCACCTACATGGGCCTCTGCGTCGAGGACTGGCGCTGGTGGTggcgggccttcttcgcgtCCGGGTCCGTCGCGGCCTACGTGCTGGGCTACGCGGTTTACTACCTCGTCTTTGACTTGCATAGCCTTAGCGGGCTGGTTTCCGCCGCGCTCTATGTGGGCTACTCGCTGCTCATGGCCGGCGCCGTCATGCTCGCCACGGGTGCTGTTGGGCTTGCGGCATCCTTCTGGTTTGTCTACTACCTCTTCTCCACCGTCAAGCTCGAGTGA